The Diadema setosum chromosome 12, eeDiaSeto1, whole genome shotgun sequence genome has a segment encoding these proteins:
- the LOC140236207 gene encoding uncharacterized protein, whose amino-acid sequence MEASEFKDVIGVILDILHSCDLRNLEVSECDACCNVINENESRVPCEDCGKQFHVMCTGTISEAKLCDARLIWICSACGSNNIAHRIFDKIGIPYHFNRYELLEDLGDEDFGIDASHSSCKSNQRKKPTKRLKKRYVKRKDKLGITEMTNVCVQKRADCERNELDSTFRTNLTKSQFQPLETAIGDGWTTVKSRKTKVTTSQRMTDNPKTKTFNNSSVRSVNGVPLQPGVTYIGKAMKAYYLEIQKRAKTSKGKKSKVERRQKEPGKLVKRNVNANLDTERNDSLQVYTESILNVYSKCVQSPHVMAKYTEQIYAKTQRSWADVAKSTSNMSNECCVPNGDQTTCASVPSTDIEKEIWNVNRLYGGGNARQPRKKGRFTKINRQSVLPVQNAESQKS is encoded by the exons ATGGAAGCAAGTGAATTCAAGGATGTTATTGGTGTTATCCTAGATATCCTTCATAGTTGTGATTTGAGAAATCTAGAGGTCAGTGAATGTGATGCATGTTGTAATGtgatcaatgaaaatgaaagcagaGTACCATGTGAGGATTGTGGCAAGCAGTTTCATGTGATGTGTACAGGAACCATTTCTGAGGCTAAACTGTGTGATGCAAGGCTGATTTGGATATGCTCAGCATGTGGAAGCAATAATATTGCCCATCGCATCTTTGACAAAATTGGCATTCCCTATCATTTCAATAGATACGAGCTTCTCGAAGACCTTGGTGATGAAGATTTTGGTATTGATGCTTCACATTCATCATGCAAGAGCAACCAGAGAAAGAAACCTACCAAGAGACTGAAAAAAAGGTATGTGAAAAGAAAGGACAAACTTGGAattacagaaatgacaaatgtgtgtgtgcagaaaagAGCAGATTGTGAGAGAAATGAATTGGATTCGACATTCAGGACAAATCTGACCAAGAGCCAATTTCAGCCATTAGAAACTGCAATTGGTGATGGTTGGACAACTGTGAAATCAAGGAAGACAAAAGTGACAACATCCCAAAGAATGACTGACAATCCCAAGACCAAGACCTTTAACAACAGCTCAGTGAGATCAGTAAATGGTGTGCCTCTCCAACCTGGTGTGACCTACATTGGCAAAGCAATGAAAGCCTACTATCTTGAAATACAGAAAAGAGCCAAGACCAGCAAGGGCAAGAAATCAAAAGTAGAAAGAAGGCAAAAAGAACCTGGTAAACTCGTGAAGCGAAATGTGAATGCAAACTTGGACACAGAACGAAACGATAGTCTGCAGGTATATACTGAATCTATATTGAATGTATATTCGAAGTGTGTTCAGTCACCTCATGTTATGGCAAAATACACTGAGCAAATCTATGCAAAAACACAGAGAAGTTGGGCTGATGTGGCTAAAAGCACTTCGAATATGAGTAATGAATGTTGTGTACCGAATGGTGATCAGACTACATGTGCCTCTGTCCCTTCCACagacattgaaaaagaaatttgGAATGTGAACAGGCTGTATGGAGGTGGAAATGCACGGCAACCAAGAAAGAAAGGTCGTTTCACGAAGATCAACAGACAAAGTGTGCTACCGGTACAAAATGCTGAGTCACAG AAGTCATGA